CGTGCGGCTGGCGGAGAATGAGGGCTCGGCGGGCGGGTTCCATGCCGGACTTGCCCATGCGGCACGTCTCCGCGACATGCGTTTTATCTGGGTGCTGGACGACGACAATGTGCCGGAAGAGAACGCTCTCTCCATCCTGCTTGCGCGCTGGAAACGCCTTGGCGCGGACGAACGCAACGCCATGATGAGCTTTCGCGCGGACAAGCGGCAGTATCGCAAGGTGCTGGACCGCAAAACCCTGCACTGGATCGAGCCTGACGCGTTCTTCGACTTCAATCTGGCGCATCTTTGGAACGGCGGAAAACGGAAAGCCGCGATACGGGAAGGCTGTTTCGAACTCGGTGTCGCGGCCTATGGCGGCTTCTGGTTCGCCCGCTCGTGGCTTGACCGGATTGCCCTGCCGCCACAGCATTATCATCTCTATTTCGACGATTACGCCTTCTCACAGCAGATCCCGGCGGCGGGCGGCCATATCTGGCTCTGTCCCGACAGCCGCCTCCATGACATCGACGAATCCTGGCGTGCGAACCGCAGGGCCATTCACCCCTGGCTGGACTCCGGAACCGAGGAACGACGCGTTTTCTGCACGATCCGCAACCGCCTCTGGCTGGAACGGTCTCTGGCGCGCTCGCTGACCCTGCATCGTCTCAATATGGCGCTGTATCTGCTGGTAAAGGTGATCGCGCCCAATCTGGGGACCATGCTGACGCGAGTGGGTTCAGCGCCCGCCTTCCTGCGCCGGTTCAGACTGATCCGGCGCGCCTTCCGGGCCGGGCTGTCCTGAGCGGCCGAGCCGTCGGGAAAAGACCATTGCCCCCACAAGGCAGGACAGAAAGACTGTGGCGCTAGAGGCCAGCGTGGCCAGGCAGGCGCCTGTCAGATGGAAGATCCGGGTCAGCAGGTAGAGCGCCGGGAAGTAGAATATCGTGACGACAACACGCGTTCTGACCAGAAGACGCAACTGGCCGGTCACGATCAGCAGTGGCTCCAGCGGCACGATCAGCAGGCTGGAAATCGCCGCCAGCAGCATCATGGTGATGTAGAATGACGTGTGCGGCACACGCACATGCAGCAGGGCGCGGAAGATATGCGATCCCGCCACAGCCGTCAGGAGAATCAGGAACCCCGAGAGGGCGATCAGGATTCCGAAAATGGACAGGGTGACCTTCCGGAGTCCCGACCAGTCCTGCCGGTCGCGCATCTTCACGAGCTCCGGATACAGCACCGGTGAAATCAGCTGCGCGGGCGTCACGATGCCGGAGGCGATCTGCCGGCAGACCCGAAAGATCGCCGCTTCGGTCGTGCCGATCTGTTTGCCGACAATCAGCGTCGCGACATGGGTGGAGGCGGAGGCCAGTGTCTGGTTGAGGCTGACGCCGCGCGTGAAGGCCCACATGCCCTCGCCCTTCCAGCGCCAGTGCCGGAACGCCTCGAAGTAGCTGAAGGAGGCCCGCGCCCTGAGAATGGACAGGGCGAATGTTGTGTAAAGTCCGTAATCGAACAGCACAGCCGTCGCCCAGATGAGCAGGAACCAGCCCACGCCCAGATGCAGCGCGTAGGCCAGCAGCACGCAGCACATCTTGCCGAGCGCCGTGAAGCCATCAGTGATCGGCACGAGCCGGAAACGGTCGGCCAGACGCAGCACGCCATGGCACCAGCCCGTATACATGAAGGGCGTGACGCAGGCGTACAGCAGGGCCAGTGTCCGTTCATGATGCGTCCAGCCGACAGTCGGGGCATAGAGGATCACGACGACAAGGCTGAGCGCCAGCGCCACCAGAGCCGACAGTCCGTCGAGGCGGATGCAGAAGGAGACGACCTGCCTGAAACGCCCCATCTCGCCATCGAAAAACGGATCGCTCCCGAAGCGGATCAGCGTCTGCCATGTCTGGAGCCGGGAGAGGGTCGAGCCGGTCATGGCGAGTGAGTGGATCAGGATCAGCAGTCCGAAATCAGCCAGCCCCAGCGCGCGCACGGCAAACGCCATATAGACGAAGCTGCACAGTGCGGTGAGGATCCGCCCCAGCGTCAGCATGCTGACATTGCGGAAGATCGAGTTGAAGGTGGAGCGGCTCCGGGTCATGCGGACTTTCTGGTTGGCTGACGGTGGCCGATGCGTGCCGCTCCGGCTTTTGCCATATTGAAAGGGATCGAAAAACCTTCTTTCTCCCGAGCGCTGTCCGCGCTGTGGTTTGTCACTTTCCCTGAAGGTGAGGATGGCAGGGCAGTATCAAAGACCTCACCGGCTGGAGTGTGTGTTGGGGGATTTCAGAGGCTCCGCCCCTTGCCCCGCCAAAGGCTCGCCTTTGGAAACCGGTTGCTGTCGACAATGGAGGCGCCGTGGTTTGCGATCCCGACAGGGAGAGGAGACCCGCACGGGGGTCTGCAAGGGTGGTCAGGACGTGCAGATCAACAACAACCGCCAATGAAGGAGTCCGGAGGCGGGACTTCCGGCGAAAATTACGGCACAGGTCTGCTGGGGCCGGGAAACATTGGAAGCTACAGCCATCGGAAAGAAGAATAATGGTGCCACTGTCGTGCGCCTTGCAAACATGAGGCCGTCAGATCAGCCTGTCAGGCCTGCACGTCAGTCGTTTTTCGCTCCCGCATGGCACGAAGCCGCAGGGTGTAAGTTCACGCACCATGGACAGGCTTCTGGCGCGATGTCTCGTGAAGCCGTTACATCGTTTCCGGTCGCGTCTGATAAACAGCCAGACATCTGTTTTTACAGCGTATCTGTGTTTGCAAACAGGACCATATCAGGCAACTTCAGGGAGGAGTGGCCCCATGACAGACAGGAATATGAAGATTTTGAGGCTTCATTCGGGATGCGAGGCAGAAAGCGGCATTCTTCTGCATTTGCAAAATATACAAGGACCGGCCTTTTCTGTATGGTCCCGTCCGCCTGCCCCATCCGGCAGTCGGGGCGGATTGAGAATTATGGCAGTTACCGGCGAGAATAATGTTTGATTTTGCCTGGTCGGAATTTGCGCTGATCGGCGTGGTGGCGCTTCTGGTCATCGGACCGAAAGACATGCCCGCCGCCATCCGTTCCGTTGCCAAAGTCGTCAAGAAAGCCCGCAGGCTGGCTTCTGATTTTCAGGGGCATGTGGATGAGATGGTCCGGGAAGCGGATCTGGGGGACGTGCGGGATCAGGTGCGCCAGCTCCGCTCCCTCAATGTCCGCGGCCAGATCATGCGCACCATCGACAATGACGGCAGCCTGCGCCGCACATTCGATGATCCCGCACTGAAGGGGCGTCCGTTCGACGACAGGCCAGCGGCGCTTCCCGCGATTGACGCGCCCGACATGCTGCCGCCTCCGCCACGGCAGGATATCGCCTCTTCGCCTCTCGGGGAGGAGCAATTCTCCCTTGCGGGCAGCATACCAGAGATTGCACCGGATCAGGCCCCGGCGGTGATCCCGCCCGCCATCGCCCGCCGGGTCGCATCGGCATGGCCGCGCCTTCGCACACCCGCCATTCTTCCCCCGTCACGGGTGCTGCATGGCAACAGGCGGGTTGCCCCTTTCGTCGTGACAGCCTCTGATGCGTCCTCACGGGACCCCCGGCGCTCACAAGACCAGACTTCGCCCCCCGACCAGACGAGGAAAGACCTGTCGTGACGACGACTGACAATCCGATTCACGACGAACCCATGCCGCTGCTCGATCACCTGATCGAACTGCGTCGCCGCCTGATCTGGTCCGCCGCGACCTTCGCCATCGCGTTCGCGGTCTGCTACCATTATGCGCAGGACATCTACCTGTTCCTCGCCCGTCCGCTCGGCGACATCATGCGCCAGAAAGGCGAGCAGCCGCACCTGATCTACACGGCGCTGTACGAGGCGTTCTTCACCTATATCCGCGTGGCGGCGTTCGGTGCGGCGTTCATTTCCTTCCCGATGATCTCCACGCAGCTCTGGATGTTCATCGCGCCCGGCCTGTATCGCTCCGAAAAACGCGCCTTCGCGCCGTTCCTGATCGCAACGCCGGTCCTGTTCCTGATGGGCGCGGCGCTGGCCTACTATTTCATCTTCCCGATGGCGTGGAAATTCTTTCTGTCCTTCCAGACCAGCGGCGGCGCGGACGGTCTCCAGATCGAACTGCAAGCCAAGGTGTCGGAATATCTGACACTGGTGATGAAGCTGATCATGGCGTTCGGGATTGCCTTCGAACTGCCCGTGGCGCTGACCCTGCTGGCGATGGTCGGCATCGTCACCTCCGAACAGCTCAAAAAGTTCCGCCGGTATGCGATTGTCGGCGCGTTTGTCGCCGCCGCCATCCTGACGCCGCCGGACGTGATCACCCAGACGGGTC
The Acetobacter aceti genome window above contains:
- the tatB gene encoding Sec-independent protein translocase protein TatB; the encoded protein is MFDFAWSEFALIGVVALLVIGPKDMPAAIRSVAKVVKKARRLASDFQGHVDEMVREADLGDVRDQVRQLRSLNVRGQIMRTIDNDGSLRRTFDDPALKGRPFDDRPAALPAIDAPDMLPPPPRQDIASSPLGEEQFSLAGSIPEIAPDQAPAVIPPAIARRVASAWPRLRTPAILPPSRVLHGNRRVAPFVVTASDASSRDPRRSQDQTSPPDQTRKDLS
- a CDS encoding lipopolysaccharide biosynthesis protein; translated protein: MTRSRSTFNSIFRNVSMLTLGRILTALCSFVYMAFAVRALGLADFGLLILIHSLAMTGSTLSRLQTWQTLIRFGSDPFFDGEMGRFRQVVSFCIRLDGLSALVALALSLVVVILYAPTVGWTHHERTLALLYACVTPFMYTGWCHGVLRLADRFRLVPITDGFTALGKMCCVLLAYALHLGVGWFLLIWATAVLFDYGLYTTFALSILRARASFSYFEAFRHWRWKGEGMWAFTRGVSLNQTLASASTHVATLIVGKQIGTTEAAIFRVCRQIASGIVTPAQLISPVLYPELVKMRDRQDWSGLRKVTLSIFGILIALSGFLILLTAVAGSHIFRALLHVRVPHTSFYITMMLLAAISSLLIVPLEPLLIVTGQLRLLVRTRVVVTIFYFPALYLLTRIFHLTGACLATLASSATVFLSCLVGAMVFSRRLGRSGQPGPEGAPDQSEPAQEGGR
- a CDS encoding glycosyltransferase; this translates as MTLLPLQDQTCVVTVTYGERTHLLAQVLRAAFRCGAACAVVVDNGTPRPAQEALASLQDEFGADVLHVVRLAENEGSAGGFHAGLAHAARLRDMRFIWVLDDDNVPEENALSILLARWKRLGADERNAMMSFRADKRQYRKVLDRKTLHWIEPDAFFDFNLAHLWNGGKRKAAIREGCFELGVAAYGGFWFARSWLDRIALPPQHYHLYFDDYAFSQQIPAAGGHIWLCPDSRLHDIDESWRANRRAIHPWLDSGTEERRVFCTIRNRLWLERSLARSLTLHRLNMALYLLVKVIAPNLGTMLTRVGSAPAFLRRFRLIRRAFRAGLS
- the tatC gene encoding twin-arginine translocase subunit TatC, whose protein sequence is MPLLDHLIELRRRLIWSAATFAIAFAVCYHYAQDIYLFLARPLGDIMRQKGEQPHLIYTALYEAFFTYIRVAAFGAAFISFPMISTQLWMFIAPGLYRSEKRAFAPFLIATPVLFLMGAALAYYFIFPMAWKFFLSFQTSGGADGLQIELQAKVSEYLTLVMKLIMAFGIAFELPVALTLLAMVGIVTSEQLKKFRRYAIVGAFVAAAILTPPDVITQTGLAVPLVILYEISIISARLVQPKRPSATEEGETEEKEAS